GTCGCGCCGCGGCTTCGCTTCGGCACCGATGTCGAATTCCTCGAACGCCTCGAATGGCGCAACGTCCGCGACCGCTACGGCCTGCGCTTCGCCAGCCAGAACGCCTATCACCCCACCTTCATGTACCGCGCGCTGGCCAGCGGCGCCGCCGACGTCATCCCCGCCTTCTCCTCCGACGGTCGAATCGCCGCCGACCGGCTAACCGTGCTGACCGATCCGCGCCAAGCCATCCCCGGCTACGACGCACTGTTGCTGGTCGCGCCTGCCCGCGCCGAAGACGACCGCTTCGTGGCTGCGCTGGCACCGCTGGTAGGCCGGGTGAACGTCGAGGCGATGCGCGAGGCCAATTACCGCGTCGATCGCGATACCGACAAGGACATTCCAGCCGAGGCGGCGACGTGGCTGGCGGAACGGCTGGGCCTCTGATCCCCTCTTCCAAAAGGGAAGTAAGCTAAATCCGCCGCCGCATTTTACCCCGCACGCGCCGCGCGCGATCGCGCACGCGCGTCGTCAGGCCGCGGCGCGAGGGCTCGAACGCTGCGTCGGGATGTTCGGGGTCAAGCGCCTGAGCATTCGCCACCACCCGCTGCCAATCGGCCTTTTCGGGTGGTTCGAACGGCACTAGCGAACGCCCGCTGCCGCGCAGCCGCTCTACGGTCTCGATCAGCGAGCCGGTCTTGGCGAGCGTCTCCTCGACGGCCGCGGGTTCGACCCCCAGATGCTCGGCCATCAGTCCCGCGCGCAGGCCCGCGATCGTCGCGATCATCGCGTCGTCGGTCGCTTCGATGACGACGTCGCATTCGCTGTCGAGCCCCATCGACCGGTTGTTCATATTGGCCGAACCGACGCGCAGCACGCGATCGTCGGCGATCATCACCTTGGCATGGACATAGATGTCGGTCTCGCGATGCGTGACCGGGGTGTAGATTTGCGCGCGGTGATGGTGCGGATGCTCGCGCATCGCGTCGATCAGCTCGGCGCGCGCCGCGCCCATCACTTCTTCCTCGAGCCAGCCATCGGCGACCTTGGGATTGACGATCACGAACTCGGGTCCGTTTGCCTCGTCGAGCCGCTTGGTGATCGCCTCGGCGATAACACGCGAGGCGAAATATTGCGTCTCGATATAGGCATAGCGCTCGACCCGCTCGATCATCGCGACGAACAGCGCCTCGATCTCGCGGATTTCCTCGACCTCGCCGTTGAGCCCGCGGGTGCGGCCGATGGTCACGGGAACATGCTCAAACTGCGGGTGAAGCGCGTCGGGCCAGGCGTTGCCCTTGACCTTGGGCACCGGCAACGGATCGCCGCCCGCAATCTCCCAGCGCGCGCGCGCCAGGTCGCCCAGCGCCGCCGCCACCGGCCCTTCGAGCGCCATCGAGGCATCGTGCCAGGGCATATAGCGCCGCCCGGTAAACGGGCGCCGCCGCCGCTCGTCGAGGTCGAGATGCTGGCGCGTATCCCATCGCGACGCGGTCATGTCGATCCCGCCGCAAAACGCCATGTAATTGTCGATCACGATGATCTTTTGGTGATGGCTCGCGCCGAAGGGATGCGCGCCATCGGTCTTGAAGGTGATCTGGTCGTGCTTCATCCACCGCGCGAGCCGAAGCGCGGTGGTGCCGCGGCCCAGCAGCTTCACCGTGACCAGGCTCCAGGCGAGGATATAGATTTGCAGCCCGGGCCGATTATCCGCCAGCCAGCTCAGGAACGGTCCCAATTCGGTCGGCGCGCCGTCATCGGGACGGCTGCGGTCGAGGATGATCCGGCTGTCGAAGTCCCACCCGACCAAAATGATCTGGTCGGTGGCGCCCATCATCGCCTTGCGCGCATAGGCGTAATAATCGGCGGCATCGACCACTAGCGCGGCGCGGTCGGCGTGTTCGGTCCGCCAGCCCAGTTCGTTCAGCTTCAAATCGCCTCCGGTCCGTTTGCCCCGAGCACATGGGTGCACAATTGCGCCTCTGCGCTGTCGCCCGGCGTCAGCGCCGCGACGGTCACCCAGCCCTGCGCGCGCCATGCCGCGCCGTCGACGCCTTCGGGCACGAACAGCCGGCGCCGCTCGACCGCGATGCGCCCCGCCTCTAGCACCGGATCGGCATAGAGCGAGAAACCGACCGCCGCCTCCTCGGCGCCGCCATCGTGCATCACGGTGTAGGTGCCGCCGCGCCCGATCTCGACCGGGATGCCGGTCGCGAAGATCGAGAAGCCGAGCCAGCTTTGATATTCGAAGCCGTGCCGCTCGGTCGGATCGAGCGTCAGCGCGACGCCTGCGGGCAA
The genomic region above belongs to Sphingomonas qomolangmaensis and contains:
- a CDS encoding phospholipase D-like domain-containing protein, whose translation is MKLNELGWRTEHADRAALVVDAADYYAYARKAMMGATDQIILVGWDFDSRIILDRSRPDDGAPTELGPFLSWLADNRPGLQIYILAWSLVTVKLLGRGTTALRLARWMKHDQITFKTDGAHPFGASHHQKIIVIDNYMAFCGGIDMTASRWDTRQHLDLDERRRRPFTGRRYMPWHDASMALEGPVAAALGDLARARWEIAGGDPLPVPKVKGNAWPDALHPQFEHVPVTIGRTRGLNGEVEEIREIEALFVAMIERVERYAYIETQYFASRVIAEAITKRLDEANGPEFVIVNPKVADGWLEEEVMGAARAELIDAMREHPHHHRAQIYTPVTHRETDIYVHAKVMIADDRVLRVGSANMNNRSMGLDSECDVVIEATDDAMIATIAGLRAGLMAEHLGVEPAAVEETLAKTGSLIETVERLRGSGRSLVPFEPPEKADWQRVVANAQALDPEHPDAAFEPSRRGLTTRVRDRARRVRGKMRRRI